In Clostridium sporogenes, one genomic interval encodes:
- a CDS encoding DNA gyrase/topoisomerase IV subunit B: MEEKIDNTKDYDVTKLTSLEKLEPVRVRPGMYIGSTGTKGLHHCIWEILDNAIDEISNGYGNTAEVILNKDKSVTVVDNGRGIPTGIHPIKKKSGVEMVFTELHTGGKFNNSIYKTSGGLHGVGASVVNALSEWTEVEVYQNGKIYKQRFEYAIDKKLNKKMPGTPVTKLKVIQDTDKTGTKVTFKPDKEVFSTIDFKFDVIDERLQELAFQNKGITLKLIDNRKEEPEIKEYHSERGLLDFIDYLNESKTPIHNPAVLFEGEKEINNLKMEGEICFQFTDSSTENIASYVNNIPTTEAGTHETGFKTGMTRAFKEGAKKLNLIKEKDKEFDGDDLREGITAIVRIKISNPVFEGQTKTKLGNNEAYTMMNDLAYTKFLEWIEDNKETSTLIINNALAAAARREKIKKINEAEKKKIGKGLAPLAGKIAVCTLRDSNVTEFIVVEGDSAGGSAKQARDRRFQSIMPSKGKIMNTEKQKIENVLGSEELKIFNTAIGTGVLDNYKEQDLKYDKIIILSDADVDGYHIRTLWMTYIYRYMKSLVANGHLYIAMPPLYKIYKKDKKSEKSIYCYNDEELEKAKKQIGKGYLIQRYKGLGEMNPEQLWETTLNPETRTLQRITIEDAAKAEKMVSLLMGDVVEPRKNYLYKYAEF; this comes from the coding sequence ATGGAGGAAAAAATAGATAACACAAAAGATTATGATGTTACCAAGTTAACCTCTTTGGAAAAATTAGAACCTGTAAGGGTAAGACCTGGAATGTATATAGGATCCACAGGAACCAAGGGGCTTCATCACTGTATTTGGGAGATATTAGACAATGCTATCGATGAAATTTCAAATGGATATGGAAATACTGCAGAGGTTATATTAAATAAAGACAAAAGTGTTACAGTTGTAGATAATGGAAGAGGAATTCCTACAGGTATACACCCTATAAAAAAGAAATCTGGTGTGGAGATGGTTTTTACAGAACTTCATACAGGAGGAAAGTTTAATAATTCAATATATAAAACTTCTGGAGGACTTCATGGTGTTGGAGCATCAGTAGTTAATGCTTTATCTGAGTGGACAGAGGTTGAAGTTTATCAAAATGGTAAAATATACAAACAAAGATTTGAATATGCTATAGATAAAAAGTTAAATAAAAAAATGCCAGGAACTCCTGTAACAAAACTTAAAGTTATACAAGATACAGATAAAACTGGTACAAAAGTTACTTTTAAACCAGATAAAGAAGTGTTCTCAACTATAGATTTTAAATTTGATGTTATAGATGAAAGACTACAAGAGTTAGCTTTTCAAAACAAAGGAATAACGTTAAAACTTATAGACAATAGAAAAGAAGAGCCTGAAATAAAAGAATATCATTCTGAAAGAGGACTTTTAGATTTTATAGATTATTTAAATGAAAGTAAGACCCCAATACATAATCCAGCAGTATTATTTGAGGGCGAGAAAGAAATAAATAATTTAAAAATGGAAGGAGAAATATGCTTCCAATTTACAGATTCTTCAACAGAAAATATAGCAAGTTATGTAAATAATATTCCAACCACAGAGGCGGGAACCCATGAAACAGGTTTTAAAACAGGTATGACTAGAGCTTTTAAAGAAGGAGCAAAAAAATTAAATCTTATAAAAGAAAAGGATAAAGAATTTGATGGTGATGATCTTAGAGAAGGAATTACAGCTATAGTTAGAATAAAAATAAGTAATCCTGTATTTGAAGGTCAAACAAAAACTAAGCTTGGCAATAACGAAGCTTATACCATGATGAATGATTTAGCTTATACTAAATTTTTAGAATGGATAGAAGATAATAAAGAAACCTCTACATTGATTATAAATAATGCCTTAGCTGCTGCAGCTAGAAGAGAAAAAATAAAAAAAATAAACGAAGCAGAAAAGAAAAAGATAGGTAAAGGACTAGCGCCATTAGCAGGTAAAATAGCTGTTTGTACTTTAAGAGATTCCAATGTTACAGAATTTATAGTAGTAGAAGGAGATTCTGCGGGAGGTTCTGCAAAACAAGCAAGAGATAGAAGATTTCAGAGCATAATGCCTTCTAAGGGTAAAATAATGAACACAGAAAAACAAAAAATAGAAAATGTATTAGGTAGCGAAGAATTGAAAATATTTAATACAGCTATAGGTACAGGAGTGCTAGATAATTATAAAGAGCAAGATTTAAAATATGATAAAATAATAATATTAAGTGATGCGGATGTAGATGGATATCATATTAGGACTCTATGGATGACTTATATATATAGATATATGAAATCTTTAGTGGCTAATGGACATCTTTATATAGCTATGCCACCTTTGTACAAAATTTACAAAAAAGATAAAAAAAGTGAAAAATCAATTTACTGTTATAATGATGAAGAATTAGAAAAGGCTAAAAAGCAAATTGGAAAAGGATACTTAATTCAAAGGTATAAAGGCTTAGGAGAGATGAATCCAGAACAATTATGGGAAACTACATTAAATCCTGAAACAAGAACTCTTCAAAGAATAACCATAGAAGATGCAGCAAAGGCTGAAAAGATGGTATCTTTACTTATGGGAGACGTAGTAGAACCACGAAAGAATTACTTATATAAATACGCAGAATTTTAG